A single Ctenopharyngodon idella isolate HZGC_01 chromosome 22, HZGC01, whole genome shotgun sequence DNA region contains:
- the ikbkg gene encoding NF-kappa-B essential modulator isoform X2, whose amino-acid sequence MVQPQPSGGCTLQWELTGEETVGAGGQGSLMASSQGSLRVPPELAGNEVVHRLITDNHQLREALKRSNDALKERCEEMEGWQRRSREEREFLSCRFREARALVQRLAQENQSLLGQLNHSISPCVGTSKEAGTQGQDQELKCTNAEKNVLMDAPEVLNEAVLTDRAEGDTDRHTMPQSLPAEGSNEFLKLLKSHKEKLEEGMRALKRRNEELEKEKAESEKERENLLATLEQLRSRVTQNVTEESVQQACALTVPAERYRELQEKLDCLQKNSAQRDRTEALLKQKEKDFVQLTKDSEALRAQVTSLLGELNERQNWLEKSEAEKRILEDKLGRKTERLQTLERDMEQQKKQHSVTVDNLLLQTQNLETALKNERLVIVEERRKLAQLQHAYTCLFQDYDNKLKSEKQANHRSGEADTLANRLAEAEKALALKQDLIDKLKEETEQLRATLETIPVLNAQAEIYKMDFLAEREAREKLNQKKEELQEELNKALFELDRLKQEGTSRARIEEMQQRHLEDYRPRPPAPAAPFPGAAMFNPAQPPSSRRRDDDQEELPDYRCPKCMYKAPDMDTLQIHVMDCIQ is encoded by the exons ATGGTCCAGCCACAGCCATCAGGTGGTTGTACTCTGCAGTGGGAGCTGACTGGAGAGGAGACTGTAGGTGCTGGAGGTCAAGGGTCACTGATGGCCAGTTCACAGGGGTCTCTAAGGGTCCCTCCTGAATTAGCGGGAAATGAAGTGGTCCATAGACTTATAACAGATAATCATCAGCTACGAG AGgctctgaagcgaagcaatgatGCCCTCAAAGAGAGATGTGAAGAGATGGAGGGGTGGCAGAGGAGGTCGCGGGAGGAGCGAGAGTTCCTGAGCTGTAGATTTCGTGAGGCCAGAGCTTTAGTGCAGCGACTGGCGCAGGAAAACCAGAGCCTGTTAGGACAGCTCAACCACAGCATCAGTCCATGTGTCGGCACCTCTAAAGAGGCTGGAACTCAAGGCCAGGACCAAGAGCTGAAGTGCACCAATGCAGAGAAGAATGTCCTCATGGACGCACCAGAA GTATTAAATGAAGCTGTACTGACAGACCGAGCTGAAGGAGACACTGACAGACACACAATGCCTCAAAGTTTG CCTGCTGAGGGCTCTAATGAATTTCTTAAACTGCTGAAAAGCCACAAAGAGAAGCTGGAGGAAGGGATGAGGGCGCTGAAGAGGAGGAACGAGGAGCTGGAGAAGGAGAAAgcagagagtgagaaagagagagaaaatctcCTCGCCACCCTGGAGCAGTTACGCTCCAGAGTCACTCAG AATGTTACTGAAGAGTCAGTCCAGCAGGCATGTGCGCTCACCGTTCCTGCAGAAAG GTACAGGGAACTTCAGGAGAAGCTGGACTGTCTTCAGAAGAACTCTGCTCAGAGGGACAGAACTGAGGCTCTGCTcaaacagaaagaaaaggaCTTTGTTCAG CTGACAAAGGATAGTGAAGCTCTGAGAGCTCAAGTCACGTCCCTTCTCGGTGAATTGAATGAACGACAAAACTGGCTGGAGAAAAGTGAAGCAGAGAAACGAATATTAGAGGATAA ATTGGGCAGGAAGACCGAACGCCTGCAGACTTTAGAGAGAGACATGGAGCAGCAGAAGAAGCAGCACAGTGTGACAGTGGACAATCTTTTATTGCAGACACAGAACCTAGAAACTGCACTGAAGAACGAGAGGCTCGTCATAGTGGAAGAGAG GAGGAAACTGGCCCAGCTCCAGCATGCATACACATGTTTGTTTCAGGATTACGACAACAAACTTAAAAGTGAAAAGCAAGCCAATCACAGG AGTGGAGAGGCAGATACTCTAGCTAACAGGTTAGCAGAGGCTGAGAAAGCTTTGGCCCTGAAACAGGATCTCATCGATAAACTCAAGGAGGAAACGGAGCAGCTGAGAGCTACATTAGAAACTATACCAGTGCTGAATGCTCAG gcaGAGATCTATAAGATGGACTTCCTGGCTGAGAGGGAAGCCAGAGAGAAACTCAatcaaaaaaaagaagagtTGCAGGAGGAGCTGAATAAAGCACTATTTGAGTTAGACAGACTTAAGCAAGAGGGAACCTCACG AGCTCGCATTGAGGAGATGCAACAGAGACACTTGGAGGACTACAGGCCTCGACCACCAGCTCCAGCTG CACCTTTCCCAGGAGCAGCCATGTTCAACCCAGCCCAGCCTCCATCTTCACGAAGAAGAGATGATGATCAGGAAGAGCTTCCTGATTACCGCTGCCCCAAATGTATGTACAAGGCACCAGACATGGATACCCTGCAGATCCACGTCATGGACTGTATCCAGTGA
- the ikbkg gene encoding NF-kappa-B essential modulator isoform X1, whose product MVQPQPSGGCTLQWELTGEETVGAGGQGSLMASSQGSLRVPPELAGNEVVHRLITDNHQLREALKRSNDALKERCEEMEGWQRRSREEREFLSCRFREARALVQRLAQENQSLLGQLNHSISPCVGTSKEAGTQGQDQELKCTNAEKNVLMDAPEVLNEAVLTDRAEGDTDRHTMPQSLPAEGSNEFLKLLKSHKEKLEEGMRALKRRNEELEKEKAESEKERENLLATLEQLRSRVTQNVTEESVQQACALTVPAESSHLAKLTEQLQATQGRYRELQEKLDCLQKNSAQRDRTEALLKQKEKDFVQLTKDSEALRAQVTSLLGELNERQNWLEKSEAEKRILEDKLGRKTERLQTLERDMEQQKKQHSVTVDNLLLQTQNLETALKNERLVIVEERRKLAQLQHAYTCLFQDYDNKLKSEKQANHRSGEADTLANRLAEAEKALALKQDLIDKLKEETEQLRATLETIPVLNAQAEIYKMDFLAEREAREKLNQKKEELQEELNKALFELDRLKQEGTSRARIEEMQQRHLEDYRPRPPAPAAPFPGAAMFNPAQPPSSRRRDDDQEELPDYRCPKCMYKAPDMDTLQIHVMDCIQ is encoded by the exons ATGGTCCAGCCACAGCCATCAGGTGGTTGTACTCTGCAGTGGGAGCTGACTGGAGAGGAGACTGTAGGTGCTGGAGGTCAAGGGTCACTGATGGCCAGTTCACAGGGGTCTCTAAGGGTCCCTCCTGAATTAGCGGGAAATGAAGTGGTCCATAGACTTATAACAGATAATCATCAGCTACGAG AGgctctgaagcgaagcaatgatGCCCTCAAAGAGAGATGTGAAGAGATGGAGGGGTGGCAGAGGAGGTCGCGGGAGGAGCGAGAGTTCCTGAGCTGTAGATTTCGTGAGGCCAGAGCTTTAGTGCAGCGACTGGCGCAGGAAAACCAGAGCCTGTTAGGACAGCTCAACCACAGCATCAGTCCATGTGTCGGCACCTCTAAAGAGGCTGGAACTCAAGGCCAGGACCAAGAGCTGAAGTGCACCAATGCAGAGAAGAATGTCCTCATGGACGCACCAGAA GTATTAAATGAAGCTGTACTGACAGACCGAGCTGAAGGAGACACTGACAGACACACAATGCCTCAAAGTTTG CCTGCTGAGGGCTCTAATGAATTTCTTAAACTGCTGAAAAGCCACAAAGAGAAGCTGGAGGAAGGGATGAGGGCGCTGAAGAGGAGGAACGAGGAGCTGGAGAAGGAGAAAgcagagagtgagaaagagagagaaaatctcCTCGCCACCCTGGAGCAGTTACGCTCCAGAGTCACTCAG AATGTTACTGAAGAGTCAGTCCAGCAGGCATGTGCGCTCACCGTTCCTGCAGAAAG CTCTCACTTGGCTAAACTAACTGAGCAGCTTCAGGCTACGCAAGGCAG GTACAGGGAACTTCAGGAGAAGCTGGACTGTCTTCAGAAGAACTCTGCTCAGAGGGACAGAACTGAGGCTCTGCTcaaacagaaagaaaaggaCTTTGTTCAG CTGACAAAGGATAGTGAAGCTCTGAGAGCTCAAGTCACGTCCCTTCTCGGTGAATTGAATGAACGACAAAACTGGCTGGAGAAAAGTGAAGCAGAGAAACGAATATTAGAGGATAA ATTGGGCAGGAAGACCGAACGCCTGCAGACTTTAGAGAGAGACATGGAGCAGCAGAAGAAGCAGCACAGTGTGACAGTGGACAATCTTTTATTGCAGACACAGAACCTAGAAACTGCACTGAAGAACGAGAGGCTCGTCATAGTGGAAGAGAG GAGGAAACTGGCCCAGCTCCAGCATGCATACACATGTTTGTTTCAGGATTACGACAACAAACTTAAAAGTGAAAAGCAAGCCAATCACAGG AGTGGAGAGGCAGATACTCTAGCTAACAGGTTAGCAGAGGCTGAGAAAGCTTTGGCCCTGAAACAGGATCTCATCGATAAACTCAAGGAGGAAACGGAGCAGCTGAGAGCTACATTAGAAACTATACCAGTGCTGAATGCTCAG gcaGAGATCTATAAGATGGACTTCCTGGCTGAGAGGGAAGCCAGAGAGAAACTCAatcaaaaaaaagaagagtTGCAGGAGGAGCTGAATAAAGCACTATTTGAGTTAGACAGACTTAAGCAAGAGGGAACCTCACG AGCTCGCATTGAGGAGATGCAACAGAGACACTTGGAGGACTACAGGCCTCGACCACCAGCTCCAGCTG CACCTTTCCCAGGAGCAGCCATGTTCAACCCAGCCCAGCCTCCATCTTCACGAAGAAGAGATGATGATCAGGAAGAGCTTCCTGATTACCGCTGCCCCAAATGTATGTACAAGGCACCAGACATGGATACCCTGCAGATCCACGTCATGGACTGTATCCAGTGA
- the sephs3 gene encoding selenide, water dikinase 3: MSVSEPPSVDSGGTGGYGVFYPAGYQALNPEERGLDRGFRLTAFSDMKGUGCKVPQETLLKLLQGLEPDRPPGEDGGSGTGVGDETADFGQLVSVPQGPRLGIGMDSCVIPLRHGGLSLVQTTDFFYPLVEDPYMMGRIACANVLSDLYAMGITECDNMLMLLSVSQKMNEKEREQVMPLMMKGFRDAAEEGGTSVTGGQTVINPWIIIGGVASVVCQPNDFIMPDSAVPGDVLVLTKPLGTQVAVNAHQWLDIPEKWNKIKLVISKEEVEQAYQEAMLNMATLNRTAAALMHKFNAHAATDITGFGIIGHARNLAQQQRNDVAFVIHNLPIISKMAAISKAGGNLFGLLHGTSSETSGGLLICLPREQAARFCAEMKSSRVGLSGAVGQDGGVGDGQQAWIIGIVEKGNRCARIIDKPRIIEVPYRGSVVSAQEGSNNNASPPEVQQT; this comes from the exons ATGTCAGTTTCTGAGCCACCGTCAGTGGACTCTGGCGGAACGGGAGGGTATGGAGTCTTTTACCCGGCGGGATACCAGGCGTTGAACCCGGAGGAGCGCGGCCTAGACCGCGGCTTCCGACTCACGGCCTTTTCCGATATGAAAGGATGAGGGTGTAAAGTCCCGCAGGAGACTCTGCTCAAACTCCTGCAGGGACTAGAGCCTGACCGCCCGCCCGGAGAGGACGGCGGTTCGGGGACGGGTGTTGGAGACGAGACCGCTGACTTCGGGCAACTTGTTTCAGTTCCCCAGGGTCCTCGACTAG GTATTGGAATGGACTCATGTGTGATCCCTCTGAGGCATGGAGGTCTGTCCCTGGTCCAAACCACAGATTTCTTCTATCCTTTAGTGGAGGATCCTTACATGATG GGACGAATTGCCTGTGCAAATGTTCTGAGTGATCTGTACGCCATGGGCATCACAGAGTGTGACAATATGCTCATGCTTCTCAGCGTCAGTCAAAAGATGAATGAGAAG GAGAGAGAGCAGGTGATGCCTTTAATGATGAAGGGCTTCCGTGATGCGGCAGAAGAGGGCGGGACTTCAGTAACCGGGGGACAAACGGTCATCAATCCCTGGATCATAATCGGGGGCGTGGCCTCTGTTGTGTGCCAGCCCAACGATTTCATCAT gcCTGACAGTGCTGTACCTGGAGATGTGTTAGTTCTCACTAAACCTTTGGGAACTCAGGTAGCAGTGAATGCCCATCAGTGGCTGGATATA CCTGAGAAATGGAATAAGATAAAGTTGGTGATTTCCAAGGAGGAGGTGGAGCAAGCTTATCAGGAGGCTATGCTCAATATGGCCACCCTCAATCGCACTG ctGCAGCCTTAATGCACAAATTTAATGCACATGCTGCCACAGACATCACAGGCTTTGGGATCATAGGTCACGCACGGAATCTCGCCCAGCAGCAGAGAAATGACGTTGCCTTTGTCATACACAACCTTCCCATTATCTCCAAAATGGCCGCAATCAGCAAAGCTGGTGGCAACCTGTTTGGGCTTTTGCATGGCACCTCTTCTGAAACATCAG GTGGTCTGTTGATCTGCTTGCCACGGGAGCAGGCTGCCCGGTTTTGCGCCGAGATGAAATCCAGTCGTGTGGGTTTGTCGGGAGCAGTGGGGCAGGATGGAGGGGTGGGTGATGGGCAACAGGCTTGGATCATTGGCATCGTGGAGAAGGGCAATCGCTGCGCCCGCATCATCGACAAACCTCGGATCATAGAGGTCCCGTACCGTGGCTCTGTGGTCAGTGCGCAGGAGGGGAGCAACAATAATGCCAGTCCTCCTGAGGTGCAGCAGACATAA
- the ssr4 gene encoding translocon-associated protein subunit delta, giving the protein MMRVITAFLALCLSFCAAETCTDPVISPSSYTTTDALISSETVFIVELSLACANGAQSVALYADVNGKQFPVTRGQDVGKYQVSWSVPHKQASSGTYQVKFFDEESYSTLRKAQRNNEDVDSIKPLFSVNVDHRGAWSGPWVSTEVLAALIGIVVYYLAYSTKSAIQA; this is encoded by the exons ATGATGCGAGTTATAACAGCTTTTTTGGCTCTTTGTCTGAGCTTTTGTGCAg CTGAGACTTGCACAGACCCAGTCATTTCTCCGTCTTCATACACGACCACAGACGCGCTCATCTCCTCCGAGACCGTGTTCATCGTTGAACTGAGTCTGGCCTGTGCAAACGGAGCTCAG agtGTTGCCCTCTATGCAGATGTCAATGGCAAACAGTTTCCTGTGACCAGAGGCCAAGATGTTGGCAAATACCAG GTGTCATGGAGTGTTCCTCATAAGCAGGCCAGCTCTGGCACATATCAGGTCAAATTCTTTGACGAGGAGTCTTACAGCACTCTAAGAAAG GCTCAGAGAAACAATGAAGATGTTGATTCTATCAAGCCTTTGTTCTCTGTCAATGTGGATCACAGG GGTGCATGGAGTGGTCCCTGGGTGTCCACGGAGGTCTTGGCTGCTCTGATTGGCATTGTGGTTTACTACCTGGCCTACAGCACCAAAAGTGCTATCCAAGCTTGA